The segment GGTGGCCTGGCTGGGCCGGGCCTGATACTCCCGCCACGCGGCCGCCAGCCGGCGGACCGCTTCGCTCAACTCCTGCGGCTCGGCCAGGAAGTGCAGCCGCAGGTATCCGTCGCCTGCTCCGGTGGGGTCCAGGCCGGCGCCGGGCAGCACCGCCACACCGTGCCGCAGCGCCTGCTGCGCGAACGACCGCCCGTCCCCGTGCGGCAGCCGCACCCACAGCGTCTGCCCGCCCGGGACCGCCGGCGCCTCCCACGACGGCAGATGCCGGGCCAACTCAGACCGCAAATGATCGTGGCGGGCCCGGCGCTCCAGGGCGGTCCGCCGCATCAGCGGAGCAAGGCGGGGAAGCAGGTCGGCGGCAGCCAGCTGGGCCGGGACGTTGCCACCGAGATCCAGCACGGTACGCATCCGCGCCAGCCGGGCGATCACCGAGGCGGGTGCGCGTACCCAGCCGACGCGCAGGCCGCCCCACGCGACCTTGCTCAGCGACCCGATGCTGATCACGTCGTCGTGGTGGGCGGCGATCGGCGGCGGCACCGGCACGTCCGGGAAGCCCAGGTCGGCGAGGGCCTCGTCCTCGATCAGCGGGATCCCGGCCGCGGCGGACGCTTGCGCGAGCCGCTGCCGGACCGGGGACGGCAGGACGGTTCCGGTGGGATTGTGGAAGGTGCTTACGGCGTACGCAAGCACGGGTTTCTGCTCCTGCAGTGCGGAAGCGAAGCCACTCAGGGTGACCGGCAGCGTGCGCAGCACCGCGCCCTCCTCGCGGAACGCCTCGAGCGCCCCGAAGTAGGTCGGCGCCTGCACGAGCACCCGGTCGCCGGGCCGGATCAAGGCCCTGGCCAGTAGCGTCAGGGCCTGCTGGCCGCCGGTGGTGACCAGGATCCGGTCGGGGTCGCAGGCCAGTCCGCGAGCCGTGTAACGATCCGCGA is part of the Actinoplanes sp. NBC_00393 genome and harbors:
- the yczR gene encoding aminotransferase-like domain-containing protein, producing MEPISLVERLGRWSSGRGALYLLLAARIRTLIDEGELPPGALLPPDRVLATALSVGRSTVVAAYDLLCGEGRIVRRQGSGTRVAGPPVATSRPTTEAPAFLHLLEPRDGVIMLACAAPDAPPEELISAYTRTLPQLAGIAGDIGYHPMGHLTLREAIADRYTARGLACDPDRILVTTGGQQALTLLARALIRPGDRVLVQAPTYFGALEAFREEGAVLRTLPVTLSGFASALQEQKPVLAYAVSTFHNPTGTVLPSPVRQRLAQASAAAGIPLIEDEALADLGFPDVPVPPPIAAHHDDVISIGSLSKVAWGGLRVGWVRAPASVIARLARMRTVLDLGGNVPAQLAAADLLPRLAPLMRRTALERRARHDHLRSELARHLPSWEAPAVPGGQTLWVRLPHGDGRSFAQQALRHGVAVLPGAGLDPTGAGDGYLRLHFLAEPQELSEAVRRLAAAWREYQARPSQATYPPPMAV